The following proteins are encoded in a genomic region of Necator americanus strain Aroian chromosome II, whole genome shotgun sequence:
- a CDS encoding hypothetical protein (NECATOR_CHRII.G5182.T1): MSAAVQRSRIVEMSHTKQLVLYGTRSGRLGLVDLKPKQGDIKWEIDTSSPGAINAITCYPFTNSDHPDILIGKDDGVLEVYTVDSEDNCTLAVTYHCEESITGLGCGRITSEEDDEIVVCTYTGWLFALTSAKRAAAAITPKAASVNVKVQQLRSEIEELESKLNEERTRYGEMTRKGGNHAAYLPSFQVHDTFEFSPQYNAYSLIIELVLPIDFIIVQSRIPAKLVEVERNASVVCQQAQSEYNPWSLLASYRCQANVSRIELRVKVDEGTYGPVVVYICPKIHPKTVQIRSYEVKPLSSHTRVHTFDNARPHNTLSFAGSFSLAEAHSWMSLILPGIPSKPPSTDSITVNYQSTSDAPTQLQTTYSKGSISFRSDSVSTIVIIREIISEETTNRQIKVQISCDLNDESIVHCLKSMHPRMTHLLNLERRKLMAAALKELEANSNDISFLSEENRKILENHDQIFQDAEKDSIEDSNICGIYEALLLNRARLNGQNARGKVEALRDLLLNNYSLENVIAFFKSANDETFLRY; the protein is encoded by the exons GTCACACAAAGCAATTGGTGCTCTACGGGACTCGATCTGGACGACTCGGTCTTGTGGATCTAAAACCGAAACAGGGCGATATCAAGTGGGAAATCGACACAAGTAGTCCTGGAG CTATAAATGCGATCACTTGTTACCCGTTTACGAATTCCGATCACCCCGACATATTAATTGGAAAAGATGATGGTGTATTGGAGGTATACACTGTGGATAGTGAAGACAACTGCACACTAGCCGTAACCTAC CATTGCGAGGAGTCGATTACGGGTCTTGGATGTGGACGCATAACCTCAGAAGAAGACGACGAAATAGTTGTGTGCACCTATACAG GCTGGCTTTTTGCGTTAACGTCGGCAAAACGTGCAGCGGCAGCTATTACACCTAAGGCAGCCAGCGTTAACGTTAAAGTACAGCAGTTGAG AAGTGAAATCGAGGAATTGGAGAGTAAATTGAACGAAGAGCGTACTCGTTATGGTGAAATGACAAGAAAAGGAGGCAACCATGCTGCTTATCTTCCGTCCTTCCAG GTTCATGATACCTTTGAATTTTCCCCTCAATACAACGCTTATTCGCTCATCATCGAATTAGTTCTACCTATCGATTTTATCATAGTGCAG AGCAGGATACCCGCGAAGCTTGTAGAGGTAGAGCGAAATGCTTCTGTTGTGTGCCAACAAGCTCAGAGTGAATAT AATCCTTGGTCACTGCTGGCGTCGTACCGATGTCAGGCTAACGTAAGCCGCATTGAACTTCGAGTGAAAGTGGACGAAGGTACCTATGGACCTGTAGTGGTCTATATATGTCCAAAGATACATCCAAAGACGGTCCAG ATACGGTCGTACGAAGTGAAACCGTTAAGTTCCCACACTAGGGTGCATACTTTCGACAATGCTAGACCTCACAATACTCTTTCTTTCGCAG GCAGTTTTTCCCTTGCTGAAGCACACTCCTGGATGTCCCTCATCTTGCCAGGAATTCCATCGAAGCCACCATCGACAGATTCCATAACTGTCAACTACCAGTCCACATCCGACGCGCCCACACAGTTGCAGACGACTTACTC aaaaggatCCATATCTTTTCGTTCGGATTCTGTATCAACGATCGTAATTATTCGAGAAATTATcagcgaagaaacaacgaatCGACAAATCAAAGTTCAAATATCATGCG aCTTGAACGATGAAAGTATCGTCCACTGTCTGAAATCAATGCATCCTCGTATGACTCATCTGCTCAATCTCGAGAGGAGGAAACTCATGGCAGCTGCGTTAAAG GAGTTAGAAGCAAACAGCAATGATATTTCTTTCCTATCTGAAGAGAAcaggaaaattctcgaaaatcaTGATCAGATATTCCAAGATGCTGAGAAAGACTCCATTGAG GATAGCAACATTTGTGGAATCTATGAGGCATTGCTGCTAAATCGAGCACGACTAAACGGGCAAAATGCTCGTGGCAAAGTTGAAGCTCTACGGGATTTGTTATTGAACAACTATAGTTTAGAAAATGTGATCGCTTTTTTCAAGTCAGCCAATGATGAAACGTTTTTGCGGTATTAG